A genomic window from Lutra lutra chromosome 17, mLutLut1.2, whole genome shotgun sequence includes:
- the LOC125088414 gene encoding zinc finger protein 345 isoform X1, translated as MERLIKNSIECSSFRGDWECKSQFERKQESQEGHFSQMIFTSEDMPTFSTQHQRIHTDEKLLECKECGKDFSFVSVLIRHQRIHTGEKPYECKECGKAFGSGANLAYHQRIHTGEKPYECSECGKAFGSGSNLTHHQRIHTGEKPYECKECGKAFSFGSGLIRHQIIHSGEKPYECKECGKSFSFESALTRHHRIHTGEKPYECKDCGKAFGSGSNLTQHRRIHTGEKPYECKACGMAFSSGSALTRHQRIHTGEKPYICNECGKAFSFGSALTRHQRIHTGEKPYVCKECGKAFNSGSDLTQHQRIHTGEKPYECKECEKAFRSGSKLIQHQRMHTGEKPYECKECGKAFSSGSDLTQHQRIHTGEKPYECKECGKAFGSGSKLIQHQLIHTGEKPYECKQCGKSFSSGSALNRHQRIHTGEKPYGCKECGKNFSTGSSLTQHQKIHTGEKLYECKECGKAFGRGSEIQQHKKSHTGE; from the coding sequence ATGGAAAGACTTATAAAAAACAGCATTGAGTGTTCAAGTTTCAGAGGTGATTGGGAATGTAAAAGCCAGTTTGAGAGAAAACAGGAATCTCAGGAAGGACATTTCAGTCAAATGATATTTACTTCTGAAGACATGCCCACTTTCAGTACCCAGCATCAGAGAATACATACTGATGAGAAACTCcttgaatgtaaggaatgtgggaaggatTTTAGTTTTGTATCGGTCCTTATTCGACATCAGCgaattcatactggtgagaaaccttatgaatgtaaagaatgtggcaaggcctttggTAGTGGTGCAAACCTTGCTTACCATCAAAgaattcatactggtgagaaaccttatgaatgtagTGAATGTGGAAAGGCCTTTGGTAGTGGCTCAAACCTTACTcatcatcagagaattcatactggtgagaaaccaTATGAATGTAAAGAATGCGGGAAAGCTTTTAGTTTTGGATCAGGCCTTATTCGACATCAGATAATTCACAGTGGTGAAAAGCCTTATgagtgtaaggaatgtgggaagtcCTTTAGTTTCGAATCAGCCCTTACTCGGCATCACAGAATTCACACAGgtgagaaaccttatgaatgtaagGATTGTGGGAAGGCCTTTGGCAGTGGTTCAAACCTTACTCAACATCGAAGgattcatactggtgagaaaccttatgaatgtaaaGCATGTGGGATGGCCTTTAGTAGTGGTTCAGCCCTTACTCggcatcagagaattcatactggtgaAAAACCATATAtttgtaatgaatgtgggaaggcTTTTAGTTTTGGATCAGCCCTTACTCGACATCAAAGAATTCACACTGGTGAGAAACCTTATgtatgtaaggaatgtgggaaggcttTTAACAGTGGCTCAGATCTCActcaacatcagagaattcacactggtgAGAAACCCTATGAGTGTAAGGAATGTGAGAAGGCCTTTAGAAGTGGTTCCAAACTTATTCAGCATCAAAGAATGCACACTGGTGAGAAACCCTATGAGTGTAAGGAGTGTGGAAAAGCCTTTAGTAGTGGTTCAGACCTTActcaacatcagagaattcatactggtgagaaaccttatgaatgtaaagaatgtggcaaggcctttggTAGTGGCTCAAAACTTATCCAACACCAGCTAATTCACACTGGTGAAAAACCGTATGAATGTAAACAATGTGGAAAGTCCTTCAGTAGTGGTTCAGCTCTTAATCGGCACCAGAGAATACACACTGGTGAAAAACCCTATggatgtaaggaatgtgggaagaaTTTTAGTACAGGCTCAAGCCTTACTCAACATCAGAAaattcatactggtgagaaactttatgaatgtaaggaatgtggaaagGCTTTTGGGAGGGGTTCAGAGATTCAGCAACATAAAAAAAGTCATACTGGTGAGTAG